The following coding sequences lie in one Sedimentibacter sp. MB35-C1 genomic window:
- the fsa gene encoding fructose-6-phosphate aldolase produces the protein MKLFIDTANVEEIKNANEMGIICGVTTNPSLIAKEGKIFEDVVKEITGIVDGPISAEVISADCEGMIKEATELSRIHKNIIIKIPMTIEGLKAVKILKKENIKTNVTLIFSASQALMAARAGATYVSPFVGRLDDVSSSGMELIKDIVTIFNNYDIDTEIIAASIRHPMHVTEAAKLGCHIATVPYKVLIQMAGHPLTDKGIDRFLKDWESVPKRK, from the coding sequence TTGAAATTATTTATTGATACGGCAAATGTTGAAGAAATAAAAAATGCAAATGAAATGGGAATTATTTGTGGGGTTACTACAAACCCGTCTTTAATTGCCAAGGAAGGAAAAATATTTGAGGATGTTGTAAAGGAAATAACTGGTATTGTAGACGGGCCAATAAGTGCAGAAGTTATAAGTGCTGACTGTGAAGGAATGATTAAAGAAGCTACAGAACTTTCGAGGATACATAAAAATATAATTATAAAAATACCGATGACGATTGAAGGGCTTAAAGCGGTTAAGATTCTAAAAAAAGAAAACATAAAAACAAATGTTACTCTTATATTTTCCGCATCTCAGGCTCTGATGGCGGCAAGGGCAGGAGCAACTTATGTTAGCCCATTTGTGGGAAGACTGGATGATGTAAGCAGCAGCGGGATGGAACTGATAAAGGATATAGTAACTATATTTAATAATTACGATATAGATACAGAGATAATAGCAGCTAGTATAAGACATCCAATGCATGTGACAGAGGCTGCGAAACTTGGTTGCCACATAGCAACTGTTCCGTACAAGGTGTTAATTCAAATGGCAGGGCATCCGCTGACAGATAAAGGAATAGATAGGTTTTTAAAGGATTGGGAATCAGTACCTAAGAGAAAATAA
- a CDS encoding transketolase: MNHEKLCVIAKNMRSNILTMIHDAKSGHPGGSLSAVEIVTYLYFNEMNIENPEDENRDRFVLSKGHGAPVLYSALMEKGFVDKSLIGTLRKINSKLQGHPDMKKLPGVEASTGSLGQGLAIANGMALAFKLDKKKNRVFALLGDGELQEGMVWEAAMLAGHYKLDNVTAIIDHNGLQIDGRNNDVMKVEPIDKKWEAFGWHVIKADGNNFDSLEKAFSERRSITDKPTVIIADTVKGKGCSFMEDKASWHGKAPNDEEYSIAMNELGRCE; encoded by the coding sequence ATGAATCACGAAAAATTATGTGTCATAGCTAAAAATATGAGAAGCAATATTTTAACTATGATTCACGACGCAAAGTCGGGGCATCCGGGAGGTTCGCTTTCGGCAGTTGAAATAGTAACATATCTGTATTTTAATGAAATGAATATAGAAAATCCCGAGGATGAGAACAGAGACCGTTTTGTGCTGTCAAAGGGACATGGCGCTCCAGTTTTGTATTCAGCATTGATGGAGAAGGGATTTGTAGATAAATCCTTGATTGGAACGTTGAGAAAAATAAACTCTAAACTTCAGGGACACCCAGATATGAAAAAACTTCCCGGAGTGGAGGCATCCACTGGATCGCTGGGACAGGGACTGGCAATTGCAAATGGAATGGCACTTGCGTTTAAGCTTGATAAAAAGAAAAACAGAGTTTTTGCTCTTCTTGGAGACGGTGAACTGCAGGAAGGAATGGTATGGGAGGCTGCAATGCTTGCCGGACATTATAAACTGGATAACGTGACTGCTATAATAGACCACAATGGACTGCAAATAGATGGAAGAAATAATGATGTTATGAAAGTTGAACCTATTGATAAGAAATGGGAAGCTTTTGGATGGCACGTTATTAAAGCTGATGGAAATAACTTTGACTCATTGGAAAAGGCCTTTTCAGAAAGAAGAAGCATTACAGATAAGCCGACGGTAATTATTGCTGATACCGTAAAGGGAAAAGGCTGCTCATTTATGGAAGATAAAGCATCATGGCATGGCAAGGCTCCAAACGATGAAGAATATTCTATTGCCATGAATGAATTAGGGAGGTGCGAATAA
- a CDS encoding transketolase family protein, which yields MAKATREAYGEALKKLAANNPDVVVLDADLSGSTKTAEFKKVAPERFFNVGIAEQDLIGTAAGMAIAGKIPFASSFAMFAAGRAFEIIRNTVAYPKLNVKIAATHAGLTVGEDGASHQAIEDISLMRSIPNMTVINPSDSIEAEQAVLKAAEMKGPVYIRLGRMAVDNVYGQDYKFELGKGVELKKGNDVTIIATGLMVQEALKASEELSGEGINARVINIHTIKPIDEEIIINAARETKAIVTAEEHSIIGGLGSAVLEALSDKHPVPVKRIGVLDTFGESGKPADLLEKYHLTAKDIQEACKEVIKLKNIK from the coding sequence ATGGCTAAGGCGACTAGAGAAGCATACGGTGAAGCATTAAAGAAACTGGCTGCCAATAATCCGGATGTTGTAGTGTTGGATGCTGACCTGTCTGGGTCAACAAAGACAGCTGAATTTAAAAAGGTGGCACCCGAAAGATTTTTTAACGTAGGCATAGCTGAACAGGATCTTATTGGAACGGCGGCCGGAATGGCAATAGCGGGTAAAATTCCTTTTGCCAGTTCTTTTGCAATGTTTGCTGCAGGAAGGGCGTTTGAAATAATAAGAAATACAGTTGCATATCCAAAGCTGAATGTTAAAATTGCTGCAACTCATGCGGGACTGACAGTTGGGGAAGACGGAGCATCACACCAAGCCATTGAAGATATAAGTTTGATGAGAAGCATACCGAATATGACGGTTATTAATCCGTCAGACAGCATTGAGGCGGAACAGGCTGTTTTAAAAGCGGCTGAAATGAAAGGCCCTGTATATATCAGACTGGGAAGAATGGCTGTTGATAATGTGTATGGACAGGATTACAAATTTGAATTGGGCAAGGGCGTAGAACTTAAAAAAGGAAATGATGTAACAATTATAGCTACCGGATTAATGGTTCAAGAAGCGTTAAAGGCTTCAGAGGAGCTTTCCGGAGAAGGAATAAATGCAAGAGTAATAAATATACACACAATAAAACCCATCGATGAGGAAATAATTATAAATGCTGCAAGAGAGACTAAGGCAATAGTTACAGCAGAGGAACACAGCATAATAGGCGGACTGGGAAGCGCGGTTTTAGAAGCTTTGTCCGATAAACATCCAGTACCTGTTAAAAGAATAGGTGTTCTGGATACATTCGGAGAGTCAGGGAAACCGGCTGACCTTCTTGAAAAGTATCATTTAACTGCTAAAGACATTCAGGAAGCCTGCAAGGAAGTAATAAAATTAAAAAACATTAAATAA
- a CDS encoding CarD family transcriptional regulator — protein sequence MFKLGDKVVYPMHGAGVIETMEQKEILGEVKKYYVLKMPIGEMKLMIPVDNVNNIGLRNIIDTEAVEKVYKILKQSAELNDSNWNKRYRDNMVKMKTGDIFEVAKVVRDLTFRDREKGLSTGEKKMLVSAKQMLVSEIALSTNTDGKNIQDYLDNIINEDALKQ from the coding sequence ATGTTTAAGTTAGGAGACAAAGTTGTATACCCAATGCATGGTGCCGGTGTTATTGAAACGATGGAACAAAAGGAAATACTCGGTGAAGTTAAAAAATACTATGTTCTTAAGATGCCTATTGGAGAAATGAAGCTCATGATACCTGTAGACAACGTAAACAATATCGGATTAAGAAATATTATAGATACAGAGGCAGTAGAAAAAGTCTATAAAATTTTAAAGCAAAGTGCCGAACTCAACGATTCAAACTGGAATAAAAGATACCGGGATAATATGGTTAAGATGAAGACAGGAGATATTTTCGAGGTCGCCAAGGTGGTAAGGGATTTGACCTTTCGGGACAGAGAGAAAGGGTTGTCAACAGGTGAGAAGAAAATGCTTGTAAGCGCAAAGCAGATGCTTGTAAGCGAAATAGCTCTTTCAACTAATACCGATGGCAAAAACATACAGGATTATTTGGATAATATCATTAATGAGGATGCGTTAAAGCAATAA
- a CDS encoding PIN/TRAM domain-containing protein: MIDKIIKAVITVIGTLLGVFTGVLLNQNGLLNFTEFQNVLVIIGISLVFGIIFFLLSTRIKKIGLKVVGAFETELLKFSTMDIIWGALGLIVGFIIAFLISQPFSDIKYVGTIISILSYLIFGYLGIKISTRKKDDVIWPQINLKKTAVSKKQDRNSKKETYLPKILDTSVIIDGRISDICKTGFIEGTLVIPEFVLKELRHIADSSDSLKRNRGRRGLDILNILQKDDAVHVVIESKDYGDNIEVDVKLLKLAKELGGKVLTNDFNLNKVAEFQGVEVLNINELANAVKPVVLPGEEMTVMVVKDGKESGQGLAYLDDGTMIVVEGGKKCIGDSVVVTVTSVLQTAAGRMIFAKLKNVINKAV, from the coding sequence ATGATAGATAAAATAATAAAGGCGGTTATTACTGTAATAGGAACATTACTAGGTGTTTTTACTGGGGTGCTTCTAAACCAAAACGGTCTTCTTAATTTTACGGAATTTCAAAATGTTTTAGTAATCATTGGTATCAGTTTAGTATTTGGAATTATATTTTTTCTTTTATCAACCAGAATCAAAAAAATTGGTCTCAAAGTAGTAGGAGCTTTTGAAACGGAGCTACTTAAATTTTCTACCATGGATATTATTTGGGGAGCTTTGGGGCTTATAGTGGGGTTTATTATTGCTTTCCTGATCAGTCAGCCATTTTCTGATATTAAGTATGTGGGCACAATTATTTCAATTTTGTCTTATTTAATATTTGGATATTTGGGAATCAAAATTTCCACAAGGAAAAAAGACGATGTAATATGGCCGCAAATAAACTTGAAAAAAACGGCTGTTTCAAAAAAACAGGATAGAAATTCAAAGAAAGAAACATATTTACCAAAAATACTTGATACTAGCGTGATTATAGACGGAAGAATTTCTGATATTTGCAAGACTGGGTTTATTGAAGGAACACTGGTTATACCTGAATTTGTTCTTAAGGAATTAAGACACATTGCTGATTCTTCAGACAGCCTCAAAAGAAACAGAGGAAGAAGAGGATTGGATATTTTAAATATTTTGCAAAAAGATGATGCAGTGCATGTTGTTATTGAATCAAAAGATTACGGAGATAATATAGAAGTTGATGTAAAGCTTTTGAAGCTTGCTAAAGAGCTTGGAGGCAAAGTCCTGACAAATGATTTTAACTTGAATAAGGTTGCTGAATTCCAGGGTGTTGAAGTTTTAAATATCAATGAGCTGGCTAATGCTGTTAAGCCTGTTGTTCTTCCCGGAGAAGAAATGACTGTAATGGTTGTCAAGGACGGTAAGGAATCAGGGCAGGGTCTGGCATACCTTGATGATGGAACAATGATTGTTGTGGAAGGCGGCAAAAAATGCATCGGAGATTCTGTTGTTGTAACAGTAACGAGCGTGCTTCAAACGGCAGCAGGAAGAATGATTTTTGCCAAGCTTAAAAATGTAATAAACAAAGCTGTATAG
- a CDS encoding PadR family transcriptional regulator — MVDKSQLLRGTLEGCIVKIIGDEETYGYEIISRLQDYGFDDVREGTTYPILVRLERKKIITSKYKESPLGPKRKYYFLTETGEEFLNEFQLVWNDVKKSVDKVLKGE, encoded by the coding sequence ATGGTGGATAAATCGCAATTATTAAGAGGTACATTGGAAGGATGTATAGTGAAAATAATTGGTGATGAAGAAACATACGGGTATGAAATAATATCCCGCTTACAGGATTATGGTTTTGATGATGTAAGAGAAGGAACAACCTATCCTATTTTGGTAAGACTTGAGAGGAAAAAAATTATAACATCCAAATACAAAGAGTCACCTCTTGGTCCGAAAAGAAAATACTATTTCTTAACTGAAACAGGAGAAGAATTTTTAAATGAATTTCAATTGGTGTGGAATGATGTAAAAAAGTCCGTTGACAAAGTATTGAAAGGGGAATAA